From the genome of Leptospira yasudae, one region includes:
- the ompL47 gene encoding multi-beta-barrel domain surface protein OmpL47: protein MKGSSLVRLAIAFLMSMSVALIAQEDLDEGSAPQANTQGQSGSSAPATTTAKNSGGTSQGDEVKNADLYVNSKSSFEISAKDDSSTVDYIEYKIGEADYAKYTSPITILKEGVNRLTYRAVDKAGNKEPAKALVVVVDNTAPTVKIAPSEILYNLEGYNFGSKNVTYTITATDALSGVKEVKYSINGGDLRPYDNQPIKLEKAGVNLIKYSAVDNSGNSSSEAILVVTLDDVKPEVEIQGNTPLVIIDGKTYSRKGNSFTIKAVDGQSGIKRILIKVDNAPDFVPYAEPITIDAQGEHTIEAKAIDNVGNESETKRVSFSVDVNPPTTQIRKVEAGSNGSKPAESAAPAPAPAPAPTKPSTPKK, encoded by the coding sequence ATGAAGGGTTCTTCTCTCGTAAGACTCGCAATCGCTTTTTTAATGTCCATGTCCGTGGCGCTCATTGCCCAGGAAGATCTGGACGAAGGCTCCGCGCCTCAAGCAAATACACAAGGACAATCCGGAAGCTCCGCGCCTGCGACTACAACCGCTAAGAACTCCGGTGGGACGTCTCAAGGAGACGAAGTAAAGAACGCAGATCTTTATGTGAACTCCAAAAGCTCTTTTGAAATTTCCGCAAAAGACGATTCCAGCACGGTGGATTATATCGAATACAAAATCGGCGAAGCCGACTATGCGAAATATACTTCTCCGATCACCATTCTCAAAGAAGGCGTAAACCGTCTTACTTACAGAGCGGTCGACAAAGCGGGAAACAAAGAACCTGCTAAGGCTCTCGTAGTCGTCGTGGACAACACCGCTCCGACCGTGAAGATCGCTCCGAGCGAAATTCTTTACAATCTCGAAGGATACAACTTCGGATCTAAAAACGTAACGTATACCATTACCGCAACCGACGCTCTTTCCGGAGTGAAGGAAGTAAAATATTCCATCAACGGCGGAGATTTGAGACCATACGACAATCAGCCGATCAAATTGGAAAAAGCGGGTGTGAATCTGATTAAGTATTCCGCGGTGGACAACTCAGGAAACTCTTCTTCCGAAGCGATTCTCGTTGTGACTTTGGACGACGTAAAACCCGAAGTGGAAATTCAAGGAAACACTCCTCTGGTAATCATCGACGGAAAAACGTATTCCAGAAAAGGAAACTCTTTCACGATCAAAGCCGTGGACGGACAATCCGGAATCAAAAGAATTCTGATCAAAGTGGATAACGCTCCCGACTTCGTTCCTTACGCGGAACCGATTACGATCGACGCTCAAGGCGAACACACGATCGAAGCGAAAGCGATCGATAACGTAGGAAACGAAAGCGAAACGAAACGAGTTAGCTTTTCGGTGGACGTAAATCCTCCGACAACTCAAATTCGTAAGGTGGAAGCCGGATCCAACGGAAGCAAACCTGCTGAGTCCGCTGCTCCCGCACCGGCTCCAGCGCCCGCTCCTACAAAACCATCCACTCCTAAAAAGTAA
- a CDS encoding anti-sigma factor family protein has product MERKDLHEEFEELMSLFLFGETTQEENRKLNEIIALDPELKRRYENYVRTQAGLKEHKLGLEKLLFETPKQSGKTRLLQANYRNPFLAAAAMVFLTVSLTLIFRAKTTQSSETIPMEVAGNCDREKLLSDWIQTDQNSFCDVKIDGTDGKIHFRIFPNSKVRVLNLAKTIEESKTEGYKLSLFLQKGNLLLNEVLSNPRGKTTLYIDGTSIRLTGTKVWIQNEEGRAKIDVWDGAAEIRSGVRYLLPFLLDARLETSIRESETGMLENGNDPKLKPPPEEIWKDVLQTTVSNASLETDSLSFPNDSSEDSLFILEQTNIDPRKTSSLLKKIQTKLKTNLSAKTPSALSEERIQNLERFSERSENSKSFNTELPPKIEKESKTFSISKVPASTERQPEAKKEEPAQPVRLGNKTIRLKDGTELKGNVTQYGDKYVVETEGRKQTVSSKEVESISF; this is encoded by the coding sequence ATGGAAAGAAAAGATCTACACGAAGAATTCGAAGAACTGATGTCTTTATTTCTCTTCGGCGAAACGACCCAAGAGGAAAATCGGAAATTAAACGAAATCATCGCTCTCGATCCGGAGCTAAAACGAAGATACGAAAACTACGTTCGAACGCAAGCCGGTTTAAAAGAACATAAACTCGGACTCGAAAAGCTTCTGTTCGAAACCCCGAAACAATCCGGTAAAACAAGGCTCCTTCAGGCAAATTATAGAAATCCGTTTTTAGCCGCGGCCGCGATGGTCTTTCTAACGGTTTCTCTGACTTTGATTTTCAGAGCAAAAACGACACAATCTTCCGAAACGATCCCGATGGAAGTCGCGGGAAACTGCGATCGAGAAAAACTTCTTTCCGATTGGATTCAAACGGATCAAAATTCGTTCTGCGACGTAAAGATCGACGGAACGGATGGAAAGATTCATTTCCGAATCTTTCCGAACTCGAAGGTTCGAGTTTTAAATCTGGCAAAAACCATCGAAGAAAGTAAAACGGAAGGATATAAACTTTCCCTGTTTTTGCAAAAAGGAAATCTTTTGTTAAACGAAGTCCTTTCCAATCCGCGGGGAAAGACGACTCTCTACATCGACGGAACCTCGATCCGATTGACCGGAACCAAGGTGTGGATTCAAAACGAAGAAGGACGAGCCAAGATCGACGTTTGGGACGGAGCTGCGGAAATTCGTTCGGGAGTTCGATATCTACTCCCCTTCCTGCTCGATGCGCGCTTGGAAACATCCATTCGGGAATCGGAAACAGGGATGCTCGAAAATGGAAATGATCCGAAATTAAAACCGCCTCCCGAGGAAATATGGAAAGACGTTTTGCAAACGACGGTTTCCAACGCTTCTTTGGAAACCGATTCGCTCTCGTTTCCGAACGATTCTTCCGAAGATTCTCTTTTCATATTAGAACAAACGAATATTGATCCGCGGAAGACTTCTTCTCTTTTGAAAAAGATCCAAACGAAACTCAAAACGAATCTATCCGCTAAGACACCGTCCGCCCTCAGCGAGGAACGCATTCAAAATTTGGAACGTTTTTCGGAGCGATCGGAAAATTCAAAGTCCTTCAACACCGAACTTCCACCGAAAATCGAAAAGGAATCGAAAACATTCTCGATTTCTAAAGTTCCAGCGTCGACCGAACGGCAACCCGAAGCCAAAAAAGAAGAACCCGCTCAACCCGTGCGCTTAGGAAACAAAACGATTCGACTCAAGGACGGGACGGAACTCAAAGGAAACGTAACGCAATACGGGGACAAATACGTCGTCGAAACCGAAGGCAGAAAACAAACCGTCTCATCCAAAGAAGTAGAGTCGATCTCGTTTTGA
- the dinB gene encoding DNA polymerase IV: MEPRKIIHVDMDAFYASVEQRDFPEYKGKPLIVGGPPTSRSVVAAASYEARKFGVRSAMPSSRAAQLAPQAIFVFPRFEVYKEVSRQIREIFLEYTDRVEMLSLDEGYLDVTFNKKNIPFAVTIAKEIRAEILKRTNLTASAGVGNSKFIAKLASEKNKPNGLLVVRPEEVISFIDPLPVASFHGVGKVTAQKMEELGIRTGKDLRERNIDELIRHFGKMGIYYYKISRGEDDREVQSSRERKSLGAENTFELDRVDKEDLLYQLKQVSVEVERRLKKRDFSGRTLTLKIKFHDFSLKTRSKTLPEAIYNADELFAVASELFEEFFEIKDGRQTAIKAIRLLGISLSHPSAAEEEPSLFPGL, encoded by the coding sequence ATGGAGCCGCGCAAAATCATTCATGTGGATATGGATGCGTTTTATGCTTCCGTAGAACAAAGGGATTTCCCGGAATACAAGGGGAAACCTTTGATCGTAGGCGGACCTCCCACAAGCAGATCCGTCGTCGCTGCCGCATCGTATGAGGCGAGAAAATTCGGAGTTCGATCGGCGATGCCCAGTTCGCGAGCGGCGCAACTCGCACCCCAAGCCATCTTCGTATTTCCGCGTTTTGAAGTGTATAAGGAAGTTTCGAGGCAGATCCGCGAAATCTTTTTGGAATACACGGATCGTGTGGAGATGCTTTCCCTCGACGAAGGATATCTGGACGTTACATTCAATAAAAAGAATATACCGTTTGCGGTTACGATCGCAAAGGAAATTCGAGCCGAAATTTTGAAACGCACCAACCTGACCGCCTCCGCCGGAGTCGGAAATTCCAAGTTTATCGCAAAACTCGCTTCCGAAAAAAACAAACCGAACGGACTTTTGGTCGTTCGGCCCGAAGAGGTGATTTCGTTTATCGATCCGCTTCCGGTTGCGAGTTTTCACGGAGTGGGGAAAGTCACGGCTCAAAAGATGGAAGAACTCGGAATCCGCACGGGGAAAGATCTGCGTGAAAGAAACATAGACGAACTTATCCGCCACTTTGGAAAGATGGGAATCTACTATTATAAGATTTCCAGAGGAGAAGACGATCGTGAAGTTCAGTCTTCCCGCGAAAGAAAATCTCTCGGAGCCGAAAATACGTTCGAGTTGGATCGAGTCGATAAGGAGGATTTACTCTATCAGTTGAAACAAGTCTCCGTCGAAGTGGAGCGAAGATTGAAAAAAAGGGATTTTTCCGGAAGGACTTTAACCTTAAAGATCAAATTTCACGACTTCAGTTTAAAAACAAGATCCAAAACCTTACCCGAAGCGATTTATAACGCGGACGAACTCTTTGCGGTCGCGTCGGAACTTTTCGAGGAATTTTTCGAAATCAAGGACGGAAGACAAACCGCGATCAAGGCGATTCGTCTTTTGGGGATCAGTCTTTCTCATCCGAGCGCAGCCGAAGAAGAACCGAGTTTATTTCCAGGATTATAA
- a CDS encoding RNA polymerase sigma factor, producing the protein MKLSQDHDFSLFYRNYKDSIYKVIRFLASDPEEVEDIAQEVFLNLYKAFPNFTPERGSFYTWAATIAKNTYFTYRKKRKKDLLLQGEGPIETFQVEDDFIRNVEAKIVEEELREIISSLPEPEKSIILLKEINNFTLEKTSQALNISTRTVSRKLLKALDLLREELERRKVAL; encoded by the coding sequence ATGAAGTTAAGTCAAGATCACGATTTTTCCCTGTTTTATCGAAACTACAAGGATTCCATCTATAAGGTAATTCGATTTCTCGCTTCGGATCCGGAAGAAGTGGAAGACATCGCTCAAGAAGTTTTTTTGAATCTCTACAAAGCATTTCCTAACTTCACTCCCGAAAGAGGAAGTTTTTATACTTGGGCCGCTACGATCGCAAAAAATACGTATTTCACCTATCGAAAAAAACGGAAGAAAGATCTGTTATTACAGGGAGAAGGACCGATCGAGACCTTTCAGGTGGAAGACGACTTTATCCGAAACGTCGAAGCGAAAATCGTAGAGGAAGAATTGAGAGAGATCATCTCTTCGCTTCCCGAGCCCGAAAAAAGCATTATTTTGTTAAAAGAAATCAACAACTTCACTTTGGAGAAAACATCACAGGCGTTAAACATTTCAACGAGAACCGTCAGCAGAAAACTGTTAAAAGCGTTGGATCTGCTCAGAGAAGAATTAGAAAGAAGAAAAGTGGCTTTGTAA
- a CDS encoding ComF family protein: MNRFFILDFLLPVCCEFCGRYDFFSSKIGICKSCHREQATLPSDRQSLCKICKEPLTNGECAFCFSRNVFFEELKFLHDRTPFLAKAINSIKLRSAYLLSVYLCLGLKKELRSWKNINFTGLVAMPSTKTKWYSPNKKRSFESCDFAIGRIGKILSIPRIEPIEKISLEKQAGKSFADRFIHARLAFRIKEEYKGKLNGDYLVIDDVFTTGASANEIARILIANGASAVRILTLIRTEGKVGPLKKDITNV; the protein is encoded by the coding sequence ATGAATCGGTTTTTCATCTTGGATTTTCTTCTTCCCGTTTGCTGCGAGTTTTGCGGGAGATACGATTTCTTTTCCTCAAAGATCGGAATCTGTAAATCTTGTCACCGAGAACAGGCAACGCTTCCGAGCGATCGACAAAGTCTATGCAAAATTTGTAAAGAACCTTTGACAAACGGAGAATGCGCCTTCTGTTTTTCGAGGAACGTGTTCTTTGAGGAATTGAAATTTCTGCACGACCGAACTCCCTTTTTGGCAAAGGCGATCAACTCGATCAAATTGAGGTCCGCCTATCTTCTTTCCGTTTATCTCTGCCTCGGATTAAAAAAAGAACTGCGATCCTGGAAGAATATAAACTTTACCGGGCTTGTAGCAATGCCTTCGACAAAGACGAAATGGTATTCCCCGAACAAAAAGAGAAGTTTCGAATCCTGCGACTTTGCGATCGGAAGAATCGGGAAAATTCTTTCCATCCCTCGAATCGAACCGATCGAGAAGATCAGTTTGGAAAAACAAGCCGGCAAAAGTTTTGCGGATCGTTTTATTCACGCAAGGCTTGCATTTCGAATCAAAGAAGAGTATAAGGGGAAGTTGAACGGAGACTATCTCGTGATCGACGACGTCTTTACGACGGGTGCGTCCGCAAATGAAATCGCGAGAATTCTGATTGCCAACGGAGCGAGCGCCGTCCGAATTCTGACTTTGATCCGAACGGAAGGAAAGGTTGGGCCCTTGAAAAAAGACATTACAAATGTTTAG
- a CDS encoding flagellar filament outer layer protein FlaA — MKKKSSSRVPWTRKQNLMLVATLLLIRLSFPLHAEEKSSAEIWKQVVVEDFETKEWSSKNLKTRLPAEYFPDIRTSSLLLSPERNSSQSLLLEVPAEKNQSFEILWEQSWKTKGFVQEFQFHIYSSGSGASLYILLRDSTLEVKKILITHLSFEGWKKIRLNVIRKIRQDDIVFTKQNPVEFLGLLYEAPFEMKRGTRDLFAIDDILAIVRDKNRMFQGDKTLIK, encoded by the coding sequence ATGAAAAAAAAATCCTCCTCTCGCGTTCCTTGGACCCGGAAACAAAATCTTATGTTAGTCGCGACACTTCTTTTGATCCGATTGTCCTTTCCCTTGCACGCGGAAGAAAAATCTTCGGCGGAAATTTGGAAACAAGTTGTGGTGGAAGATTTTGAAACGAAGGAATGGAGTTCCAAGAATCTGAAGACCCGTCTTCCCGCGGAATATTTTCCGGACATACGAACTTCTTCCCTTTTGTTGAGCCCCGAAAGAAATTCTTCCCAAAGTCTTCTCTTGGAAGTTCCCGCGGAAAAAAATCAATCCTTCGAAATTCTTTGGGAGCAATCCTGGAAGACGAAAGGATTCGTTCAGGAATTTCAATTTCATATCTACTCTTCCGGTTCGGGCGCTTCTCTTTATATTCTTCTGCGCGATTCTACTTTAGAAGTTAAGAAAATTCTAATCACTCATCTCAGCTTTGAAGGTTGGAAAAAGATCCGGCTCAACGTGATCCGAAAGATCAGACAGGACGATATCGTTTTTACGAAACAGAATCCGGTCGAATTCTTAGGTTTGCTGTACGAGGCGCCTTTCGAAATGAAACGAGGTACGAGGGATTTGTTTGCGATCGACGACATTCTCGCGATCGTTCGCGACAAGAATCGAATGTTTCAAGGCGATAAGACCTTGATTAAGTAG